Proteins encoded within one genomic window of Aerococcus viridans:
- the rny gene encoding ribonuclease Y has protein sequence MGFTEIAFAIIALIVGVLGGVYVGKRSLLQEQEREKDEAHITAQGIIENAKRSAESERKEIILNAKEELQRYRNEVDSEVRDRRSEVKKQEDRLNQKEEKLDRREASISDKENKLSNEEQSLRDRKKKVAETEKAADALIEKRNEILVNVAAMSREDAKNLLLKEMEETLAHEKALLIKKAEQEANDTADRVAKQIVLQAIERSGADTVTESTVTVVHLPNDDMKGRIIGKEGRNIKTLESLTGIDLIVDDTPEAVVLSGFDPIRREIAKIALDKLIGDGRIHPAKIEEAVEKARKQMDSKIREIGEETIFDLGIHSLHPDLVKTLGRLYYRTSYGQNVLNHSIEVAKLAGVMAAELGEDVQLAKRAGLMHDIGKAVDHEIEGSHVQIGTEFAIKYQEPETVVNAIASHHGDVEATSVIASLVAIADALSSARPGARSESLENYIQRLRSLEAIAKDYDGVHNAYAIQAGREIRVMVKPDEVDDLKAIELAHDISKRIENELDYPGQIKVIVIREKRAVDYAK, from the coding sequence ATGGGATTTACTGAAATTGCCTTCGCTATCATTGCTTTAATTGTTGGTGTATTGGGTGGCGTTTATGTAGGAAAAAGATCTTTATTACAAGAACAAGAACGTGAAAAAGATGAAGCCCACATAACCGCACAAGGAATCATTGAAAATGCTAAACGTAGCGCAGAATCTGAGCGGAAAGAAATTATCTTAAACGCAAAAGAAGAATTGCAACGGTATAGAAATGAAGTAGATAGTGAAGTTAGAGATCGCCGTAGTGAAGTTAAGAAACAAGAAGACCGTTTAAACCAAAAAGAAGAAAAATTGGATAGGCGGGAAGCATCCATTTCTGACAAAGAAAATAAATTAAGTAATGAAGAACAATCTTTACGTGACCGTAAGAAAAAGGTTGCTGAGACTGAAAAAGCAGCAGACGCATTAATTGAAAAACGAAATGAAATTTTAGTTAATGTAGCAGCTATGTCTCGTGAAGATGCCAAAAACTTATTACTAAAAGAGATGGAAGAGACATTAGCCCATGAGAAAGCCTTATTAATTAAGAAGGCAGAGCAAGAAGCTAATGACACGGCAGATCGAGTTGCAAAACAAATTGTACTTCAAGCTATTGAACGCTCTGGAGCGGATACAGTTACAGAATCTACAGTTACAGTTGTTCACTTACCAAACGATGATATGAAAGGTCGCATCATCGGTAAAGAAGGACGAAACATCAAGACATTAGAATCCTTAACCGGAATTGACTTGATTGTTGATGATACACCTGAAGCTGTCGTATTAAGTGGATTTGATCCAATTCGTCGTGAAATTGCAAAAATCGCTTTAGATAAATTGATTGGAGATGGACGAATCCATCCAGCCAAAATTGAAGAGGCAGTTGAAAAAGCTCGTAAACAAATGGATAGTAAAATAAGAGAAATCGGTGAAGAAACTATTTTTGATTTAGGTATTCATTCTCTTCATCCTGACTTAGTGAAAACATTAGGTCGCTTATACTACCGAACAAGTTACGGCCAAAATGTTTTGAATCACAGTATTGAAGTTGCAAAATTAGCTGGCGTGATGGCAGCAGAACTTGGTGAAGACGTACAGTTAGCTAAACGCGCTGGTCTAATGCATGATATCGGTAAAGCCGTTGATCATGAAATAGAAGGGTCTCACGTACAAATTGGTACGGAGTTTGCTATCAAATACCAAGAACCAGAAACTGTTGTTAATGCCATTGCTAGCCATCATGGTGACGTTGAAGCAACAAGTGTTATCGCTAGCTTAGTTGCCATTGCTGATGCACTCTCGTCAGCACGACCAGGTGCCCGCAGTGAATCATTAGAAAACTACATCCAACGTTTACGTAGCCTTGAAGCTATTGCCAAAGATTATGACGGCGTTCATAATGCATACGCAATTCAAGCCGGACGAGAGATCCGCGTAATGGTTAAACCAGATGAAGTAGATGATTTAAAAGCAATTGAATTAGCACATGACATTTCAAAACGCATTGAAAATGAACTGGATTACCCAGGACAAATTAAAGTAATCGTGATACGCGAAAAAAGAGCGGTTGATTACGCAAAATAG
- a CDS encoding IS1182 family transposase yields the protein MYTQYNMNQAFLPLELSDYLAPNHIVFQVNNFVEQLDEHILDQFYKHEGRPAYHPLILLKALLFAYIEKTFSGRTIEKMMQENIPMKWLVADTEISYRTINRFRSSELCASILENLFVEFKLFLVQQELISDNVVFIDGTKIEADANKYSFVWKRATDKFYASLKAKEMAYYRNEILPTVEKEIIKDEIDSMSLNDVEILKDFLEEAVAEVNEEIESTPKKGADPRKQKRRKLKKHLRKVKGDFLQREIKYENYYRTFEGRNSFSKTDTDATFMRMKEDPMLNGQLKPGYNLQIATENQFVIAYNIFPNPTDTRTLLPFIESMPTLPKIVVADAGYGSQENLETLDNLGIDHLIKYNMFDKEQTKKFQKSSKNLNNWDYDAENQIFIHPDGTQYHFHHVYHPKTTTGYRLEKEMYYPVNRETAPQKSFSFNRKYQYLKENESAKLLSEDGSALFACRKIDVEPVFGQIKQNLGFRRTHLRGKDKVKTDIGLVLMANNIIKVQKRLIN from the coding sequence ATGTATACTCAATATAACATGAATCAAGCTTTTCTACCATTAGAGTTATCCGATTATCTTGCACCAAATCATATTGTTTTCCAAGTAAATAATTTTGTCGAACAACTAGATGAACATATCCTCGATCAATTTTATAAACACGAAGGCCGACCGGCCTATCATCCATTAATCCTCTTAAAGGCATTACTATTCGCATATATAGAAAAGACGTTTTCAGGAAGAACTATTGAAAAAATGATGCAAGAGAACATTCCAATGAAATGGTTAGTTGCCGATACCGAAATTTCTTATCGTACGATTAATAGATTTCGTTCTAGTGAATTATGTGCATCAATTCTTGAGAACCTATTCGTTGAATTTAAACTCTTTTTAGTTCAACAAGAACTAATCTCAGATAATGTAGTATTTATAGATGGTACAAAAATTGAAGCAGATGCAAATAAATATTCTTTTGTTTGGAAAAGAGCAACAGATAAATTTTACGCATCATTAAAAGCTAAAGAAATGGCATATTATAGAAACGAAATATTACCTACTGTAGAAAAAGAGATTATCAAAGATGAAATTGATTCAATGTCTTTAAATGATGTTGAAATACTAAAAGACTTCCTTGAGGAAGCTGTAGCTGAGGTAAATGAAGAAATTGAAAGTACGCCAAAAAAAGGTGCAGATCCAAGAAAGCAGAAACGAAGAAAATTGAAAAAACACTTACGAAAAGTGAAAGGTGATTTTTTACAACGTGAGATAAAGTATGAAAATTATTATAGAACATTTGAAGGTAGAAATAGTTTTTCAAAAACAGATACAGATGCAACGTTCATGCGAATGAAAGAAGATCCGATGTTAAATGGTCAACTTAAACCAGGTTATAATCTTCAAATAGCAACTGAAAATCAATTTGTTATAGCCTATAATATTTTTCCAAATCCTACGGATACACGTACACTATTACCATTTATTGAAAGTATGCCTACTTTACCTAAAATCGTCGTAGCTGATGCTGGATATGGAAGCCAAGAAAACTTAGAAACGTTGGACAATCTAGGGATTGATCATCTCATCAAATACAATATGTTTGATAAGGAACAGACGAAGAAATTTCAGAAATCAAGTAAGAATTTAAATAATTGGGATTATGATGCGGAAAATCAAATCTTTATTCACCCTGATGGTACACAGTATCATTTTCATCATGTTTATCATCCAAAAACAACAACTGGATATCGCTTAGAAAAAGAAATGTACTATCCAGTCAATAGAGAAACCGCACCACAAAAGTCATTTTCTTTTAATAGAAAATATCAGTATTTAAAAGAAAATGAATCAGCTAAGCTATTATCTGAAGATGGCTCAGCTCTTTTCGCATGTAGAAAAATTGATGTTGAGCCGGTCTTCGGACAGATTAAACAAAACTTAGGATTCCGAAGGACTCATTTAAGAGGAAAAGATAAAGTAAAAACAGATATTGGTCTAGTATTAATGGCTAATAACATCATAAAAGTCCAAAAGAGACTGATAAATTAA
- a CDS encoding ATP-binding protein has protein sequence MTDRVAGLPYTAAYKGLNLILQQDTDIVPNIVGHGGIGKSQMVRDLAKHNGFGYFEITCSLLQPGDLTMPVPKEDHIQYYLNPQIQGAITEAKANPNRKVILFLDEFNRPIAMVQGELMNLVLQRNLMGQYLPDNVVIITAENPSSDVEGFENTSYATNARDMAINDRTMRIRMGANLEDWLTSFAKKTRTSNSSRTMIHPLITEFLQADGRQYFIIIDETRDKNPTPRGYERLSNLLYAFEDAGQDIYHLTDDYLEFLIEGIEGNIGDEAGQVFVTFLRQQQTDFIKPTEIVQAHGSDLDQAILDRYQAMPIVRRKRVIEDLTDYIVNQPNFIEDKHLISRYTDIFTASEPDEIYILIKRMHDGPDDSAMANFYKALNQHPDFVEKTFDITMAVNANQ, from the coding sequence ATGACAGATAGAGTTGCTGGTTTACCTTATACAGCTGCATATAAGGGGCTAAATTTAATCCTGCAGCAAGATACAGATATTGTGCCAAATATTGTCGGCCACGGTGGGATTGGGAAGTCCCAAATGGTGCGTGACTTAGCCAAACATAACGGCTTTGGTTACTTTGAAATTACCTGTTCATTACTGCAACCAGGCGATTTGACCATGCCAGTTCCTAAAGAAGACCATATTCAGTACTATTTAAATCCCCAAATTCAAGGGGCCATTACAGAAGCAAAAGCCAATCCAAACCGCAAAGTGATTCTTTTCTTGGATGAATTTAACCGGCCAATCGCCATGGTACAAGGGGAATTGATGAACCTGGTCTTACAACGTAACTTGATGGGCCAATACTTACCTGATAATGTGGTGATTATTACCGCAGAAAACCCGTCTAGTGATGTAGAAGGTTTTGAGAACACTTCATATGCTACAAACGCCCGTGACATGGCTATTAATGACCGGACCATGCGGATTCGAATGGGTGCCAACTTAGAAGATTGGCTTACCTCTTTTGCCAAAAAGACACGCACAAGTAATTCAAGTCGGACCATGATTCATCCCTTGATCACAGAATTCTTGCAGGCTGATGGCCGTCAATATTTCATTATCATTGATGAAACAAGGGATAAAAACCCAACTCCACGTGGCTATGAACGATTATCTAACCTCCTATATGCTTTTGAAGATGCGGGTCAAGATATTTATCACCTAACAGATGACTACCTTGAATTCCTGATTGAAGGAATAGAGGGGAATATCGGAGACGAAGCAGGTCAAGTTTTTGTGACTTTCTTGAGACAGCAACAAACAGATTTTATTAAACCAACGGAGATTGTCCAAGCGCATGGGTCGGACTTAGACCAAGCCATCCTTGACCGCTATCAAGCGATGCCAATCGTGCGTCGTAAACGGGTAATTGAAGATTTAACGGATTATATCGTTAACCAACCGAATTTTATTGAAGACAAGCATCTAATCAGTCGCTATACAGATATTTTCACCGCTTCTGAACCGGATGAAATTTATATTTTAATCAAACGAATGCATGACGGGCCGGATGATTCAGCTATGGCTAACTTCTACAAGGCCTTGAACCAACATCCTGACTTTGTGGAGAAAACATTTGACATCACTATGGCTGTGAACGCCAACCAATAG
- a CDS encoding VWA-like domain-containing protein — MSEQALFSAFEFENIESTFRKMTIAYITFLNHGQYEDYEKFADAQNQLLGILTATLMNNQDAQKGARDVLFAGILFHTDREMNGSLAKPITIGFRGLDLVMTINPILFYLYYETPEGMLAAIRQMCYHVLFGHIVDYDWAFKDEESSKVMSVAMEAEVNQYVDDLPDTVVTLKWVKHITENRLILPKAGTLYYYNELKAVKNDPKKQGHNRTESTFNKMLGSGEMDDLYSQLAGNFDPNKAEELRIDSAKQLKEEMKNNRTMQPITPNSHHADLYRKLMNGLIKDSYSQMTEELRLKLSSEVKVHIDQIAKQRALNWRDVIKRGMGTTLVPYKMSKNRMNRRQPHRVDLPGRILDAASRLVAFFDTSASQNEEALAYSLGELANIQKTLHAEVWVVHVDTTVQYAKPLSFQSLKDMAFTGRGGLLSHRPTSGYMNKASPMKIR, encoded by the coding sequence GTGAGTGAGCAGGCATTATTTTCCGCCTTTGAATTTGAAAATATCGAGTCGACCTTTCGCAAAATGACCATCGCTTATATAACCTTTCTAAACCATGGTCAATATGAGGACTATGAGAAATTTGCTGACGCCCAAAATCAACTGTTGGGGATTTTGACAGCCACCCTTATGAACAATCAAGACGCGCAAAAGGGGGCAAGAGATGTACTTTTTGCGGGGATTCTCTTCCATACCGACCGGGAGATGAATGGGTCACTAGCAAAGCCCATTACCATTGGTTTCCGTGGCTTAGACTTGGTTATGACCATTAATCCAATCCTATTCTACCTTTATTATGAAACGCCTGAGGGGATGCTAGCGGCCATTAGACAGATGTGTTACCACGTTTTATTTGGCCATATCGTTGATTATGATTGGGCTTTTAAAGATGAGGAGTCATCTAAAGTCATGAGCGTGGCTATGGAAGCTGAGGTGAACCAGTATGTGGATGACCTACCTGATACGGTAGTAACCTTGAAATGGGTCAAGCATATTACGGAAAATAGACTCATTTTGCCTAAAGCAGGGACCTTGTACTATTATAATGAGTTAAAAGCGGTCAAAAACGACCCGAAAAAACAGGGGCACAACCGAACAGAATCGACCTTCAATAAGATGCTTGGGTCTGGGGAAATGGACGACTTGTACAGCCAATTAGCCGGTAATTTCGATCCTAATAAGGCGGAAGAATTGCGGATTGACTCGGCCAAACAATTGAAAGAGGAAATGAAAAACAACAGGACCATGCAACCAATAACCCCAAACAGTCACCACGCAGACTTATACCGGAAATTGATGAACGGGCTAATCAAAGATTCTTATAGTCAGATGACTGAGGAATTAAGGTTAAAATTATCCAGTGAAGTCAAGGTCCACATCGACCAAATCGCCAAACAGCGGGCCTTAAACTGGCGGGATGTGATTAAACGAGGCATGGGGACGACATTAGTGCCTTATAAAATGTCTAAAAACCGGATGAACCGTCGGCAACCGCACCGGGTAGATTTACCGGGCCGGATTTTAGATGCAGCTAGCCGCTTGGTGGCCTTCTTTGATACCTCAGCCTCACAAAATGAGGAGGCTTTAGCTTATTCCTTAGGTGAATTGGCCAATATTCAAAAGACTTTGCATGCAGAAGTGTGGGTTGTTCATGTGGATACGACAGTCCAATACGCTAAGCCCTTATCCTTCCAGTCTTTGAAAGATATGGCATTTACGGGTCGCGGGGGACTTCTTTCGCACCGGCCTACCAGTGGCTACATGAACAAGGCTTCACCAATGAAGATACGGTAG
- a CDS encoding DUF2075 domain-containing protein: MEKQDSLKPIVFERQKFDLDDIREMHTLYIENYPIVYILHQNKETNSRPKAYIGQTVHVHNRMRDHLKNKARKDLTDALFIGHQTFNQSATFNIETNLINYFIADNQFSLQNVSQTANLSMHNYYQKNLYDDDLFEDIWESLRHEGLAKETTDNLKNRDIYKLSPFKTLSEPQRALKENILNYCKRVMQDIRQEKSVKKKIYVIHGEAGTGKSVVLSSLFNTLQEEARQSHSVLAGTKNFLLVNHSEMLKTYQQISKSLPYLKKKDFDKPTPFINNQKIEQADIVLIDEGHLLLSQPDAYNNFHGENQLDAIMDKAKVAVLIFDEKQYLKVKSKWQSDDLKSILKKYDADEYRLTDQFRMNASPAIMNWVNEFVGQKVTPLPPSDDHFEFKVFDDPTAFKDYIYQKNADKGLSRIVSTFDFAHKKNGDVYLVDEAGINLPWNTTNSKVTWSERPETINEVGSIYTVQGFDLNYVGIVLGPSIDYDFETERLTIDPSKYQDTGGYSGANRFASHKEAMAAKEQIILNSINVLMKRGIYGLAIYAVNDNLKRKLQDMRVEAMQDDI; the protein is encoded by the coding sequence ATGGAAAAGCAAGACAGCCTTAAACCGATTGTTTTCGAGCGTCAAAAGTTTGATCTCGATGATATCCGGGAGATGCATACTTTATACATTGAAAATTACCCAATAGTTTATATCTTGCATCAAAATAAAGAAACGAATTCACGGCCTAAAGCCTATATCGGCCAAACAGTCCATGTCCACAACCGGATGCGGGACCATTTAAAAAATAAGGCACGTAAAGACTTAACAGACGCTTTGTTTATTGGCCACCAGACCTTTAACCAGTCAGCGACCTTTAATATTGAAACTAATTTAATTAACTATTTTATTGCGGACAACCAATTTTCCTTGCAAAATGTGAGTCAGACAGCCAACTTGTCCATGCACAATTATTATCAAAAAAATTTATATGACGATGATTTATTTGAGGACATCTGGGAATCCTTAAGGCATGAGGGTTTGGCCAAAGAGACGACTGATAACCTTAAAAATCGAGATATCTATAAGTTATCGCCTTTTAAAACCCTGTCTGAACCACAGCGGGCATTAAAAGAAAATATCCTGAATTATTGCAAGCGGGTGATGCAGGATATTCGCCAAGAAAAATCCGTCAAAAAGAAAATCTATGTCATTCACGGGGAAGCTGGAACGGGTAAGAGTGTCGTTTTGTCATCCTTATTCAATACCTTACAAGAAGAGGCTCGGCAAAGTCATTCCGTATTGGCGGGGACTAAAAACTTCTTATTGGTCAACCATTCGGAAATGTTGAAAACTTACCAGCAAATCTCGAAATCACTGCCTTATTTAAAGAAGAAGGATTTCGATAAACCGACGCCCTTTATCAATAATCAAAAAATCGAGCAAGCAGATATTGTCTTGATTGATGAAGGTCATTTGTTGTTGAGCCAGCCGGATGCCTATAATAATTTTCACGGCGAAAACCAATTAGATGCCATCATGGACAAGGCTAAGGTTGCCGTCCTAATTTTTGATGAAAAGCAATATTTGAAGGTCAAGAGTAAGTGGCAATCGGACGATTTAAAGTCTATTTTGAAGAAATACGACGCCGACGAATACCGTTTGACCGACCAGTTCCGTATGAATGCCTCACCTGCAATCATGAATTGGGTGAATGAATTTGTTGGGCAAAAAGTGACGCCACTTCCGCCTTCTGACGACCATTTTGAATTCAAGGTCTTCGACGATCCAACCGCCTTTAAAGATTATATCTATCAAAAGAATGCGGATAAGGGACTGTCACGAATTGTGTCCACCTTTGATTTCGCCCATAAGAAGAATGGCGACGTCTACCTAGTGGACGAAGCCGGCATCAACCTACCCTGGAATACGACCAATAGTAAGGTGACCTGGTCAGAGCGGCCAGAAACCATCAATGAAGTCGGTTCCATTTATACTGTCCAGGGCTTTGATTTAAACTATGTGGGGATTGTCCTTGGACCGTCGATTGATTACGATTTTGAGACCGAAAGATTAACCATCGATCCAAGCAAGTATCAAGATACGGGTGGTTACAGCGGTGCTAATCGTTTTGCCAGTCACAAAGAGGCCATGGCTGCTAAAGAGCAGATTATCTTGAATTCAATCAACGTCTTGATGAAGCGGGGAATATACGGCTTAGCCATTTATGCGGTTAATGACAATTTGAAGCGGAAATTACAGGACATGAGAGTGGAGGCAATGCAGGATGACATCTAG
- a CDS encoding nucleotide pyrophosphohydrolase, whose product MTSSMDKVNQFRDERNWRQFHNEKDLALSITLEASELLEIFQWKTAAEGVENLDAIKDELADVLIYAYMLADNLNLDIDDIIERKLIKNKEKYPVEKSRDNNSKYTEL is encoded by the coding sequence ATGACATCTAGTATGGACAAGGTCAATCAATTCCGGGATGAGCGGAACTGGCGACAATTTCACAATGAGAAGGATTTAGCCCTTTCAATCACCTTGGAAGCGTCGGAATTACTGGAAATCTTCCAGTGGAAAACAGCAGCCGAGGGTGTTGAGAATTTGGACGCTATTAAAGATGAATTAGCGGATGTGTTGATTTATGCCTACATGTTGGCGGACAATTTAAACTTGGATATTGATGATATTATCGAGCGCAAGTTGATTAAAAATAAGGAAAAATATCCAGTTGAAAAAAGCCGTGACAACAACAGTAAATATACAGAATTGTAA
- the mutS gene encoding DNA mismatch repair protein MutS → MSQKTKQTPMMEQYNEMKGQYPDAFLFFRLGDFYEMFNDDALKAAQILEITLTSRNKNAEDPIPMCGIPYHSASEYIKTLVSQGYKVAIAEQLEDPKLTKGMVKRGVVKVLTPGTYMNDSIGIVENNYLSALDYVNGQYILAFSDVGTGELKVTTLDDFNAVLTEFAQLQSKELVVSQSVPKDQVEELQHLQSFTLSPFELTAETRAKTRESYKQILADISDDQELNGLLLLLTYVNSMSHQAIDHWQAATHYEVAHYLHMDYYAKSNLELTESVRTKKRQGSLLAFLNKTETAMGFRLLKNWLDRPLISLPAIERRQAQIEDLIEHYFQRLEIKDLLHGVYDLERLVAKVAIGNVNPKELLQLNQSLSRVPGIIDTVDQIAADNEDESVWANIQGQITALPALTDTIAAAIKEDAPATLKDGNVIADGFNPQLDEYRDAMRNGQQWIAQLQADERSKTGIKSLKVGYNKVFGYYIEVTKANLHLLEEGRYDRKQTLTNAERFITPELKEVEAKILEAEEQSQVLEHQIFQAVREEVKRHQATLQAIASTVATIDVLQSLAEISETHQYVKPQFMTDKRDLYLKESRHPVVEGVIGQNRFVPNDIVMDPETSILMITGPNMSGKSTYMRQLGLIVILAQMGSFVPAKEARLPIFDKIFTRIGAADDLLAGQSTFMVEMMEANQALQHATDNSLLLFDELGRGTSTYDGIALAQAILVYIHDHFDAKVLFSTHYHELTALDESLPRLANIHVGASEEDGELVFLHKVFNGATDKSYGIHVAKLAGMPGELLQNAQMVLQELEANNLNEVNKDQQLSLFDVVQEETSKKPVDNRPVDTPSQKVIAQLKSEDIYNLTPIQALNFLAELKSQL, encoded by the coding sequence ATGTCTCAAAAAACCAAACAAACGCCTATGATGGAACAATATAATGAAATGAAGGGCCAATATCCGGATGCCTTTTTGTTCTTTCGTCTAGGTGATTTTTATGAAATGTTTAATGATGATGCCTTAAAAGCGGCTCAAATTTTAGAAATCACCTTAACCTCGCGCAATAAAAATGCGGAAGATCCAATCCCTATGTGTGGGATTCCTTACCATTCAGCTAGCGAATATATTAAAACCTTGGTCAGCCAAGGCTATAAGGTAGCGATTGCTGAACAATTGGAAGACCCCAAATTAACCAAAGGGATGGTCAAACGTGGTGTTGTGAAAGTCTTGACACCAGGGACCTATATGAATGACAGTATTGGTATAGTTGAAAACAACTACCTTTCTGCCTTAGATTACGTTAATGGTCAATACATTTTAGCCTTTTCGGATGTGGGTACTGGGGAGTTAAAAGTGACTACGCTTGACGACTTTAATGCTGTTTTGACAGAATTTGCCCAATTACAATCAAAAGAATTGGTTGTTTCCCAATCTGTACCAAAAGACCAGGTAGAAGAATTACAACACCTACAATCTTTCACCTTATCACCTTTTGAGTTGACAGCTGAAACAAGGGCGAAAACAAGAGAAAGTTACAAGCAAATCCTAGCCGACATTTCGGATGACCAGGAATTGAATGGCCTCTTGTTACTATTGACCTATGTAAATTCTATGTCCCACCAAGCAATTGACCATTGGCAGGCGGCGACCCACTATGAAGTAGCGCATTACCTCCATATGGACTACTATGCCAAAAGTAATTTGGAACTAACTGAATCAGTTAGAACCAAGAAACGGCAAGGGTCCTTGTTAGCTTTCTTAAATAAAACAGAAACGGCTATGGGCTTTCGCTTACTAAAAAATTGGCTGGATAGACCGCTGATTTCCCTGCCGGCAATTGAACGGCGTCAAGCTCAAATTGAAGATTTGATCGAACATTATTTCCAACGACTTGAAATTAAAGACCTATTACACGGGGTGTATGACTTAGAGCGGTTAGTGGCAAAAGTAGCTATTGGGAACGTTAACCCTAAAGAATTATTACAATTAAACCAGTCACTAAGTCGGGTCCCAGGAATTATTGACACCGTTGACCAAATCGCAGCGGATAACGAAGATGAAAGTGTCTGGGCCAATATCCAAGGGCAAATCACAGCCTTACCAGCATTAACCGATACGATTGCAGCAGCCATCAAGGAAGATGCACCGGCGACGTTAAAAGACGGGAATGTCATTGCGGATGGCTTTAACCCGCAACTGGACGAATACCGGGATGCCATGCGTAATGGCCAACAGTGGATTGCTCAATTGCAGGCAGATGAACGGTCCAAAACGGGCATTAAATCCCTTAAAGTTGGCTATAATAAGGTCTTTGGTTACTATATCGAAGTGACAAAAGCCAACTTGCATTTACTTGAAGAAGGTCGTTATGACCGCAAGCAGACCTTGACCAATGCTGAACGTTTCATTACACCTGAACTAAAAGAAGTAGAAGCAAAAATTCTTGAAGCGGAAGAACAGTCACAAGTCCTTGAACACCAAATCTTCCAAGCCGTTCGTGAAGAAGTGAAACGTCATCAAGCGACTTTGCAGGCGATTGCGAGTACAGTAGCTACTATTGATGTGCTTCAGTCTCTAGCGGAAATTTCTGAAACCCACCAATACGTGAAACCACAGTTTATGACCGACAAACGTGACTTGTACTTGAAAGAATCAAGGCACCCGGTTGTTGAAGGGGTCATTGGCCAAAATAGATTTGTGCCCAATGATATCGTGATGGATCCCGAAACAAGCATTTTGATGATTACAGGGCCAAATATGTCCGGTAAATCAACTTATATGCGGCAATTAGGATTGATTGTCATTTTGGCCCAAATGGGGTCTTTTGTACCAGCTAAAGAAGCCCGTTTACCGATTTTTGATAAGATTTTCACCCGAATTGGGGCGGCAGATGATCTTTTAGCGGGTCAGTCGACTTTCATGGTGGAAATGATGGAAGCCAATCAAGCCTTGCAGCACGCCACCGATAATTCCTTATTATTATTTGATGAATTGGGACGCGGCACGTCTACTTATGACGGGATTGCCTTGGCCCAAGCCATCTTGGTCTATATCCATGACCACTTCGATGCGAAAGTCCTTTTCTCAACTCATTATCATGAGCTGACAGCCTTAGATGAAAGCTTACCTCGCCTAGCCAATATTCATGTTGGGGCCAGTGAAGAAGACGGGGAATTGGTCTTCTTGCATAAGGTATTTAACGGTGCAACAGACAAGTCTTATGGGATTCATGTAGCCAAATTGGCCGGTATGCCGGGTGAATTGTTGCAGAACGCCCAGATGGTCTTGCAAGAACTTGAAGCCAACAATTTAAATGAAGTTAATAAGGACCAGCAGCTGTCATTATTTGATGTGGTCCAAGAAGAAACGTCAAAGAAACCGGTAGATAATAGGCCAGTGGATACACCTAGTCAAAAAGTGATTGCACAATTGAAGTCTGAAGATATTTATAACTTAACACCGATTCAGGCCTTAAACTTCTTAGCAGAATTAAAGAGTCAATTATAA